In one Arthrobacter jinronghuae genomic region, the following are encoded:
- a CDS encoding WXG100 family type VII secretion target, with product MPLFAVDSEALAAKSAEVQGTIERLRADVNGMQAGLASLSEIWRGSASANFQLLVTDWRATQARVEESLDSINQALAFASAQYAETEAANTSLFMH from the coding sequence ATGCCCCTATTTGCCGTGGACAGCGAGGCGCTGGCTGCCAAGAGTGCCGAAGTACAAGGAACCATTGAGCGCCTTCGGGCAGACGTGAACGGCATGCAGGCCGGGCTGGCCTCGCTAAGCGAAATCTGGCGGGGATCCGCGTCGGCCAATTTTCAGCTGCTGGTTACCGATTGGCGGGCCACGCAGGCCCGGGTGGAGGAATCACTGGACAGCATCAACCAGGCGCTGGCCTTCGCGTCAGCGCAGTACGCGGAGACGGAGGCGGCGAACACGTCGCTCTTTATGCACTGA
- the groL gene encoding chaperonin GroEL (60 kDa chaperone family; promotes refolding of misfolded polypeptides especially under stressful conditions; forms two stacked rings of heptamers to form a barrel-shaped 14mer; ends can be capped by GroES; misfolded proteins enter the barrel where they are refolded when GroES binds), with protein MAKIIAFEEEARRGLERGLNILADAVKVTLGPRGRNVVLEKKWGAPTITNDGVSIAKEIELDDPYEKIGAELVKEVAKKTDDVAGDGTTTATVLAQALVREGLRNVAAGADPLSLKRGIEKAVAAVTAELIASAKEIETKEQIAATASISAGDQQIGDLIAEALDKVGKEGVITVEESNTFGLELELTEGMRFDKGYISGYFVTDAERQETVLEDPYILIVNSKISNVKDLVAVLEKVMQSGKPLLIIAEDVEGEALATLVVNKIRGTFKSVAVKAPGFGDRRKAQLADIAILTGGQVIAEEVGLKLENATLDLLGKARKVVVTKDETTIVEGAGDAEEIAGRVNQIRAEIENSDSDYDREKLQERLAKLAGGVAVIKAGAATEVELKERKHRIEDAVRNAKAAVEEGIVAGGGVALIQAGLKAFANLSLEGDEATGANIVRVAIDAPLKQIAFNAGLEPGVVVDKVRGLPEGFGLNAATGEYEDLLAAGINDPVKVTRSALQNAASIAGLFLTTEAVVADKPEKSAPAMGGADEMAGMGGMGGF; from the coding sequence ATGGCCAAGATCATTGCATTTGAAGAAGAGGCACGCCGCGGCCTCGAGCGCGGGTTGAACATCCTCGCCGACGCCGTCAAGGTGACCCTCGGCCCGCGTGGCCGCAACGTGGTCCTCGAAAAGAAGTGGGGCGCCCCCACGATCACCAATGACGGCGTTTCCATCGCCAAGGAGATCGAGCTGGACGATCCCTACGAGAAGATCGGCGCAGAGCTGGTCAAGGAAGTTGCCAAGAAGACTGACGATGTTGCCGGTGATGGCACCACCACGGCAACTGTCCTCGCCCAGGCACTGGTCCGGGAAGGCCTGCGCAACGTTGCCGCCGGCGCCGACCCGCTGAGCCTGAAGCGCGGCATCGAGAAGGCTGTTGCCGCCGTTACCGCCGAACTGATTGCATCTGCCAAGGAGATCGAAACCAAGGAGCAGATTGCCGCTACGGCTTCCATCTCCGCCGGTGACCAGCAGATCGGCGACCTGATTGCCGAAGCACTGGACAAGGTGGGCAAGGAAGGCGTCATCACGGTCGAGGAGTCCAACACCTTCGGCCTGGAACTGGAACTCACCGAAGGCATGCGCTTCGACAAGGGTTACATCTCCGGTTACTTCGTCACCGACGCCGAGCGCCAGGAAACGGTCCTTGAGGATCCGTACATCCTGATCGTCAACTCGAAGATCTCCAACGTCAAGGATCTCGTTGCAGTCCTCGAGAAGGTCATGCAGTCCGGCAAGCCGCTGCTGATCATCGCCGAAGATGTTGAGGGCGAAGCCCTGGCAACTCTGGTGGTCAACAAGATCCGCGGCACCTTCAAGTCCGTAGCCGTCAAGGCACCGGGCTTCGGCGACCGCCGCAAGGCACAGCTGGCCGACATCGCCATCCTCACCGGTGGCCAGGTCATCGCCGAAGAGGTTGGCCTGAAGCTGGAAAACGCCACGCTGGACCTGCTGGGCAAGGCCCGCAAGGTTGTTGTCACCAAGGACGAAACCACCATCGTGGAAGGCGCAGGCGACGCTGAAGAGATCGCCGGCCGCGTCAACCAGATCCGTGCCGAAATCGAGAACTCCGATTCGGATTACGACCGCGAGAAGCTGCAGGAACGCCTGGCCAAGCTGGCCGGCGGCGTTGCAGTCATCAAGGCCGGTGCGGCAACCGAGGTTGAGCTGAAGGAACGCAAGCACCGCATTGAGGACGCTGTCCGCAACGCAAAGGCTGCCGTTGAAGAAGGCATCGTCGCCGGTGGCGGCGTGGCCCTCATCCAGGCCGGCCTCAAGGCCTTCGCGAACCTGTCCCTCGAGGGCGACGAAGCAACGGGCGCCAACATCGTCCGCGTTGCCATCGACGCTCCGCTGAAGCAGATCGCCTTCAACGCAGGCCTGGAGCCGGGCGTTGTTGTGGACAAGGTCCGCGGCCTGCCCGAAGGCTTCGGCCTGAACGCAGCAACCGGCGAGTACGAAGACCTGCTGGCTGCCGGCATCAACGACCCGGTAAAGGTAACGCGCTCTGCCCTGCAGAACGCAGCTTCCATCGCCGGCCTGTTCCTGACCACCGAAGCAGTGGTTGCTGACAAGCCGGAGAAGTCGGCCCCCGCCATGGGCGGCGCTGACGAGATGGCCGGCATGGGCGGCATGGGCGGCTTCTAA
- a CDS encoding cold-shock protein: MAQGIVKWFNGEKGYGFITLDEAETDVFVHWSAIQASGYRTLEEGQRVEFEIGEGQKGPQAEEVRAL, translated from the coding sequence ATGGCGCAGGGGATCGTCAAGTGGTTCAACGGTGAAAAAGGGTACGGCTTTATTACCCTCGACGAGGCAGAGACGGACGTGTTCGTCCACTGGTCAGCCATCCAGGCATCCGGTTACCGGACGCTGGAAGAAGGCCAACGGGTTGAGTTCGAAATCGGCGAGGGCCAGAAGGGTCCGCAGGCCGAGGAAGTCCGGGCACTGTAG